In Pengzhenrongella sicca, a single genomic region encodes these proteins:
- a CDS encoding EamA family transporter, with product MRRPTPASAGPTAPGRPATMRPRDFALVAGGAVAWGTGGIAGSLLAAGSGLSMLAVASYRLLVGGAIVVVALALAGHLRRVPVSRPVAARVAATGLLAALYQGCYFAAVALTTVSTATLVALGAAPILVVAATAVSTRQRPTARVTVAAAAALAGLALLLGAPAASSAGAGAALGLGLALAAAAAFAAMTMLNRRQVPGLDPLALTGLSFTAGGLVLLPLAALGAGLGAPHGAAGWVLLAFLGLVPTAGAYGAYFAGLCRVPATTAALLALLEPLTAAACAALVLGERLGPLGVAGGALLVAAVVLLRPRRWG from the coding sequence ATGAGGCGCCCGACCCCGGCGTCGGCAGGCCCGACGGCGCCCGGCCGGCCCGCGACGATGCGGCCGCGCGACTTCGCGCTGGTCGCGGGCGGCGCCGTGGCCTGGGGGACGGGCGGCATCGCGGGCTCGCTCCTGGCGGCGGGCAGCGGCCTGTCGATGCTCGCCGTGGCGAGCTATCGCCTGCTCGTCGGCGGCGCCATCGTGGTCGTCGCCCTCGCCCTCGCCGGCCACCTGCGCCGCGTGCCGGTCTCGCGACCCGTCGCGGCCCGGGTCGCGGCGACCGGGCTGCTCGCGGCGCTGTACCAGGGCTGCTACTTCGCTGCCGTCGCGCTCACGACCGTGAGCACCGCGACCCTCGTCGCGCTCGGGGCGGCGCCGATCCTGGTCGTCGCCGCGACGGCCGTCTCCACCCGGCAGCGGCCGACGGCGCGGGTCACCGTCGCGGCCGCCGCGGCGCTCGCGGGGCTCGCCCTCCTGCTCGGCGCGCCCGCGGCGTCGTCGGCCGGCGCCGGCGCGGCACTGGGGCTCGGGCTCGCCCTCGCCGCGGCCGCAGCGTTCGCCGCGATGACCATGCTGAATCGGCGCCAGGTTCCGGGCCTTGACCCGCTCGCGCTCACCGGCCTGTCGTTCACCGCCGGCGGCCTCGTGCTGCTCCCGCTCGCCGCGCTCGGCGCCGGCCTCGGCGCGCCCCACGGGGCGGCCGGGTGGGTGCTGCTGGCCTTCCTCGGCCTCGTGCCGACCGCCGGCGCGTACGGCGCCTACTTCGCCGGGTTGTGCCGGGTGCCGGCGACGACGGCTGCGCTGCTGGCGCTGCTCGAGCCACTCACGGCGGCGGCGTGCGCGGCGCTCGTGCTCGGCGAGCGGCTCGGCCCGCTCGGTGTGGCCGGCGGTGCCCTGCTCGTGGCCGCCGTCGTCCTGCTCCGACCGCGCCGCTGGGGCTGA